A genomic segment from Pseudobacteriovorax antillogorgiicola encodes:
- a CDS encoding thiamine pyrophosphate-dependent enzyme, translating into MAKPAGNRKLKVVELPKEQVLEDYKTAFMSREASLIGRKEVLSGKAKFGIFGDGKEVAQVAMARYFQKGDWRSGYYRDQTFMFALGAATIRQFFAQLYADTDLEREPHSGGRQMNSHFASRSLDERGQWVNQLEQYNTSSDASPTACQMARLVGLGYASKLYRQHPNLDGTGFSNQGREIAFGTIGNASTSEGVFWECFNAAGVLEIPVVISVWDDEYGISVPAKFQTTKESISKICSGFEKEQNTNGYNILVAKGWDYQELIHAYRDATAAARDHHIPALVHVIEMTQPQGHSTSGSHERYKSKDRLEYESSLDCLVKMREWILDQGMASQGELDQLEAESKAFVQKERKAAWEDYLSPIQTEKQMFLDAFKEIETEHPELPSVASVSKALERNPIVNRKNNIAAARQILLSAREQSSSSLEKLRSLLDEQFDENSQRYNSKLFVDEEHSPLQEIGTEAIFSDASEKVDGRQVIQKIFDIHLSEDPRLFIIGEDVGKLGGVNLEFDGLSDKHGEHRVTDTGIREATILGQGIGAALRGLKPIVDIQYLDYLLYAFQVASDDLASLHYRTAGGQVAPVIMRTKGHRLEGIWHTGSPIGMILHGLRGIHVCVPRNMVQAAGLYNTLLAYDDPALVIEVLNSYRLKERIPDNLKDYKVPLGVPEVLHEGHDITLVTYGACINIAKEAVSRLDQLGISVELIDPQTLLPFDRFGKIGDSIAKTNCVLFLDEDVPGGATSYMMQQVLEQQQAYDNLDAPPRTLTAKAHRSPYGSDGDYFTKPSIEDVVETIYDMMHEREPARFPERL; encoded by the coding sequence ATGGCGAAACCGGCAGGTAACAGAAAACTCAAAGTCGTCGAGCTACCCAAGGAGCAAGTGCTCGAAGACTACAAGACAGCTTTCATGAGCCGCGAAGCGAGTCTCATCGGACGCAAGGAAGTTCTTTCAGGCAAAGCCAAGTTCGGCATCTTTGGTGATGGTAAAGAAGTGGCTCAAGTTGCTATGGCCCGCTACTTCCAAAAAGGCGACTGGCGATCCGGCTACTACCGCGATCAAACCTTTATGTTTGCACTTGGAGCAGCGACCATACGACAGTTTTTCGCACAGCTCTACGCAGATACCGACCTTGAACGGGAACCTCACTCAGGTGGCCGCCAGATGAACAGCCACTTTGCCTCGCGATCTTTGGACGAACGAGGTCAGTGGGTCAACCAACTTGAACAATACAACACCAGCTCTGATGCCTCGCCAACAGCTTGTCAGATGGCCCGGCTTGTGGGCCTTGGCTATGCTTCTAAACTCTACCGTCAGCACCCGAATTTAGATGGCACAGGCTTTTCCAATCAAGGTCGTGAGATAGCCTTTGGTACCATTGGCAACGCTAGCACATCAGAAGGTGTTTTCTGGGAATGTTTCAACGCCGCAGGAGTTTTAGAGATCCCCGTTGTCATTTCCGTTTGGGATGATGAGTACGGTATCTCTGTTCCCGCCAAATTCCAGACCACCAAAGAATCTATTTCAAAGATCTGCTCTGGTTTTGAGAAAGAGCAGAACACCAATGGCTACAATATTCTGGTCGCCAAGGGTTGGGACTATCAAGAACTGATTCATGCCTATCGGGATGCAACAGCTGCTGCCAGAGATCACCATATCCCAGCGTTGGTTCATGTCATCGAGATGACCCAACCTCAAGGTCACTCCACATCGGGAAGCCATGAGCGTTATAAGTCGAAAGATAGACTGGAGTATGAAAGCTCATTGGACTGTCTCGTGAAGATGCGAGAATGGATTCTAGATCAGGGCATGGCAAGCCAAGGCGAGTTAGACCAACTGGAAGCTGAGTCTAAGGCATTTGTTCAGAAGGAGCGTAAAGCTGCCTGGGAAGACTACCTGTCGCCAATCCAAACTGAAAAGCAGATGTTTCTCGATGCCTTTAAAGAAATCGAGACCGAGCACCCGGAGCTGCCATCAGTGGCCAGTGTGAGCAAGGCTCTTGAACGCAACCCCATTGTCAATCGCAAGAATAATATCGCCGCCGCCCGGCAGATTCTATTGTCTGCTCGGGAGCAATCAAGTAGCAGCTTAGAAAAACTGCGAAGCCTGCTAGACGAACAGTTTGATGAAAATAGCCAACGCTACAATAGCAAGCTTTTTGTGGACGAGGAGCACAGTCCTCTTCAAGAGATCGGTACCGAAGCGATTTTCAGTGATGCTTCAGAGAAAGTTGATGGTCGCCAGGTGATCCAAAAAATCTTTGATATCCACTTAAGCGAAGATCCTCGTCTCTTCATTATCGGCGAGGATGTCGGTAAACTCGGTGGCGTTAACCTTGAATTCGACGGCCTAAGCGATAAGCATGGAGAACATCGGGTTACAGATACAGGTATTCGTGAGGCCACGATTCTAGGCCAAGGTATCGGTGCTGCACTTCGTGGACTCAAACCCATTGTCGACATTCAGTACCTCGACTACCTTCTCTACGCCTTCCAAGTAGCATCCGATGACTTGGCCAGCCTTCACTATCGCACTGCTGGTGGTCAAGTCGCTCCAGTGATCATGAGGACCAAAGGACATCGCCTGGAAGGTATCTGGCATACAGGCTCTCCCATTGGCATGATTTTACACGGGCTGCGGGGGATTCATGTATGTGTGCCACGCAACATGGTACAGGCGGCTGGTCTTTACAATACTCTACTTGCTTATGACGATCCTGCTTTGGTGATCGAAGTTCTCAATAGCTACAGGCTAAAAGAACGAATTCCAGATAACCTTAAGGACTATAAAGTGCCTTTAGGAGTCCCCGAGGTTCTTCACGAAGGCCATGATATCACCTTGGTTACCTATGGGGCTTGTATCAATATTGCCAAGGAAGCGGTCAGTCGTTTGGATCAACTCGGAATATCTGTTGAGCTTATTGACCCTCAGACGCTTCTGCCATTCGATCGATTTGGAAAAATCGGAGATTCCATTGCTAAAACAAACTGTGTCCTATTCTTGGACGAGGATGTCCCTGGTGGAGCCACATCCTATATGATGCAGCAAGTCTTGGAGCAGCAGCAGGCCTACGATAACCTTGATGCCCCTCCCAGGACACTAACTGCAAAAGCTCATCGAAGTCCCTATGGTAGCGATGGCGACTACTTTACAAAGCCAAGCATCGAAGATGTGGTCGAAACAATTTATGATATGATGCATGAGCGAGAGCCTGCACGATTCCCTGAACGCCTCTAA
- a CDS encoding phosphotransacetylase, which produces MSQLVFNSFQKQLISLNQKKPSSLVLPEGDDPRVLAAASLLLQQNCLETLILLGSLDKLQQVSADAGITLDFSDSRLKIGDRDVPELTKLSQACCRDYLKRRGKPVSEDAVLKWASHPANQAASLLYHDRCKAALAGCVFTTADVIRGALQGVGLREGNRTISGSFAMVREERGDDRRYMFADCGVVIEPSVEQLVDIAFETVQTFRQLFPDLEPKVAFLSFSTKGSAKHHSADKMVEATKAFQEKHPDIKADGEMQFDAAIVPAVGERKSPGSPVAGQANCFIFPNLDAGNLVYKVTQRLAGFDAYGPILQGTKKPYSDLSRGASAEDIFISSLITMLRAQ; this is translated from the coding sequence ATGTCACAGCTAGTTTTCAACTCTTTTCAGAAACAGCTCATCAGCCTCAATCAAAAGAAGCCATCTTCTTTGGTTCTTCCCGAAGGGGATGACCCTCGTGTATTGGCTGCAGCATCCTTATTACTCCAACAAAACTGCCTGGAAACCTTGATCCTCTTGGGATCACTCGACAAGCTTCAGCAGGTTTCAGCAGATGCGGGAATCACTCTGGACTTCAGCGACTCCCGCCTCAAAATTGGCGACCGGGATGTTCCAGAACTTACTAAGCTGTCCCAGGCCTGCTGTCGCGATTATTTAAAGCGCAGAGGAAAGCCAGTATCTGAAGATGCCGTCTTGAAATGGGCTAGTCATCCTGCAAACCAAGCAGCCTCCCTGCTATACCACGATCGCTGCAAGGCGGCTCTGGCCGGTTGTGTTTTTACTACTGCCGACGTGATTCGAGGAGCCCTTCAGGGTGTAGGTCTCAGGGAGGGCAATCGAACCATTTCGGGATCGTTCGCGATGGTTCGGGAAGAACGCGGGGACGACCGGCGCTATATGTTTGCTGATTGTGGTGTAGTCATTGAACCAAGCGTTGAGCAGCTAGTGGACATCGCCTTTGAAACAGTGCAGACGTTCCGCCAACTGTTTCCCGACCTTGAGCCAAAGGTAGCCTTTCTTTCCTTTTCAACAAAGGGCTCGGCGAAGCATCATTCGGCAGATAAGATGGTAGAAGCTACCAAGGCCTTTCAGGAAAAGCATCCTGACATCAAGGCCGATGGTGAGATGCAGTTCGACGCTGCTATCGTTCCGGCGGTTGGTGAGCGTAAGAGCCCTGGTAGCCCCGTGGCGGGTCAAGCTAATTGCTTCATCTTTCCCAATTTGGATGCAGGGAATTTAGTTTACAAGGTGACGCAACGGCTCGCTGGATTCGACGCTTATGGTCCGATTCTGCAGGGCACAAAAAAGCCGTATTCGGACCTATCTCGTGGCGCTAGTGCAGAAGATATCTTTATTTCGTCTTTGATTACGATGCTTCGGGCTCAGTAA
- a CDS encoding SDR family oxidoreductase translates to MKTYFVTGGNRGIGLGLSREILKAGNQLIVTCRNPKGERDLWELEGDYHEKIKILEMDVSDDMSIQKVFASLGIDQVIDTLINNAGVFEQFGEKLADIDFEKMSRTLLINSMGPMKVLQQALPFLKKSSEPKVFQITSEMGSIANNTSGGSYAYRASKAALNMMTKCVAVENPNMTAVVLHPGWVQTSMGGSNAPVTVDESAHGLFELTMKLDVKDSGRFFNFKGEERPW, encoded by the coding sequence ATGAAAACCTATTTTGTCACAGGTGGAAATCGAGGAATTGGTCTTGGTCTGTCAAGGGAGATCCTAAAGGCTGGCAATCAGCTTATTGTAACCTGTCGCAATCCGAAAGGGGAGCGTGATCTTTGGGAGCTTGAAGGTGACTACCACGAGAAAATCAAGATCTTGGAGATGGACGTTTCAGACGACATGTCCATCCAAAAAGTCTTTGCTAGTCTTGGTATCGATCAGGTGATTGATACCTTGATCAATAATGCAGGTGTATTTGAACAGTTTGGAGAAAAGCTTGCGGATATCGACTTCGAAAAGATGAGTCGGACTCTGCTGATCAACTCAATGGGGCCAATGAAAGTGCTTCAGCAGGCTTTACCTTTTCTCAAAAAATCATCAGAGCCCAAAGTTTTTCAAATTACATCCGAAATGGGATCAATCGCAAATAATACATCAGGTGGAAGTTATGCCTATCGTGCATCCAAGGCAGCCCTCAATATGATGACCAAATGTGTTGCTGTAGAGAATCCCAACATGACCGCCGTTGTCCTTCACCCAGGGTGGGTTCAGACAAGTATGGGTGGCTCAAACGCGCCGGTCACCGTTGATGAGTCAGCTCATGGCCTGTTTGAACTTACAATGAAACTAGATGTTAAGGATTCGGGACGCTTCTTCAATTTCAAAGGCGAGGAGCGTCCTTGGTAA
- a CDS encoding endonuclease MutS2, whose amino-acid sequence MKPLVLDKLQWPTLLDLLAGYTQTTAGKDHCLELKPNLSRDDIELGWNQIVPLKNLIRTGYVPPIGDIPVLTSTFRGASLGQTLDGESLREVYGLLQTVKSVQRFTTDFAEKCSTLVKFDRTIYPLPHLATAIETAISPEGEILDSASPELLSIRRKKLSLRKTIETEIKGLLSDHEVENYLQDKFFTVRSERYVVPIRLDGRGRVKGSIQDTSDSGQTLYIEPEAIKPHNEHLLELELNEKLEILRIFRELSAQVAADLDTLKANYEALVELDILSAKARLAANLDCCAVTIHDQPCLKLKGARHPLVTTPNGGKAIGNHIELNSENHILIVSGPNAGGKTIVLKTVGILHLMAKAGLLIPVEEESEIFLPEEIYLEMGDSQNIEANLSTFSGHVLGLKPILEQAGPRDLVLLDELAVGTEPQTGSAIGQAVLECVADRKALGVVTTHFDNLKGLAMSDPRFRNGSMEFSVETLKPTYKLVLDIPGQSHGLEVAEQMGLPAHVIARAKDLRGESSTEMDRIIEDMLAAKEQAKQERAKFEQLRMETESQKFRWEQDREALLKAKEKASEKIRNVYQNQIDKLKIEFRDQADQFKKLVKKLPSGDQLTELKDEARDSRRSAENKLSALESNLQKLGDEYKLKQDIPGEPVAIDQLKVGSKVYVVSFEREATVTKVQKSPPAVEVSVGLLKIKPALQELRLIKNSKDTKPAKKRSTSANKTQKIGFIVPSPTNSIDLRGQDVERALEKTWAFIDKAVLRGETQLILIHGHGTDVLKRSIRTALTKDSPYNLDFRPGEKEEGGDGVTVVQLIL is encoded by the coding sequence ATGAAACCATTAGTACTCGACAAACTCCAGTGGCCAACCCTTCTTGACTTACTCGCGGGCTACACCCAGACCACTGCTGGCAAAGACCACTGCTTAGAGCTAAAGCCCAATCTTAGCCGCGATGATATTGAACTGGGTTGGAATCAAATCGTTCCACTCAAAAACCTGATTCGCACCGGCTACGTTCCCCCCATAGGTGACATCCCCGTGCTGACCAGTACCTTTCGCGGAGCCAGCCTAGGGCAAACTCTTGACGGGGAATCCCTCAGAGAAGTCTACGGCCTTCTACAAACGGTGAAAAGCGTCCAGCGTTTTACCACAGATTTTGCAGAAAAGTGTTCGACACTTGTTAAGTTCGACCGCACAATCTATCCGCTACCTCATTTAGCTACGGCCATTGAAACAGCGATCAGTCCCGAAGGTGAAATTCTAGACAGTGCTTCCCCAGAACTACTGAGTATCCGCCGAAAAAAACTTTCTCTTAGAAAGACCATAGAAACCGAGATCAAAGGGCTTTTATCTGATCATGAAGTTGAAAATTATCTGCAAGATAAGTTTTTCACAGTGCGATCAGAGCGCTATGTGGTTCCCATCCGCCTCGACGGTCGCGGTCGCGTCAAAGGCTCTATCCAGGATACCAGCGATAGCGGGCAGACTCTTTACATTGAGCCCGAAGCGATCAAACCACACAACGAGCACCTGCTTGAGCTAGAGCTTAATGAGAAACTCGAAATCCTGCGGATTTTTCGAGAGCTGAGCGCCCAAGTTGCAGCTGACCTAGACACCCTTAAAGCCAACTATGAAGCCTTGGTAGAGCTCGATATTCTATCCGCCAAAGCTCGTCTAGCAGCGAATCTAGACTGCTGCGCGGTGACAATTCATGATCAACCGTGCTTGAAACTCAAAGGTGCAAGGCACCCCTTAGTTACCACTCCAAACGGTGGCAAGGCCATCGGCAATCATATCGAGTTAAACTCCGAAAACCATATCTTGATCGTATCTGGGCCTAATGCTGGCGGTAAAACCATTGTGCTAAAAACAGTGGGAATCTTACACCTCATGGCCAAGGCTGGATTATTGATCCCAGTAGAGGAAGAGTCCGAAATATTCCTTCCTGAGGAGATCTACCTGGAGATGGGTGACTCGCAAAATATTGAAGCCAATCTTTCCACCTTCTCTGGCCACGTTCTTGGACTTAAACCGATTTTAGAGCAGGCCGGGCCGCGAGATTTGGTTCTGCTAGATGAACTCGCTGTGGGCACCGAGCCCCAGACCGGCTCGGCCATTGGTCAGGCTGTTCTAGAATGCGTGGCTGATCGGAAAGCTCTGGGTGTGGTAACCACCCACTTTGACAACCTCAAAGGTTTGGCCATGAGCGACCCACGCTTCCGCAATGGATCGATGGAATTTTCTGTGGAGACTCTGAAGCCAACCTATAAGCTAGTGCTCGATATCCCAGGTCAGTCCCACGGCCTTGAAGTTGCAGAGCAGATGGGTTTACCAGCCCATGTCATCGCTAGGGCAAAGGATCTCCGTGGCGAGTCCTCTACCGAGATGGACCGCATCATCGAAGACATGCTCGCTGCCAAAGAGCAGGCCAAGCAGGAGCGAGCTAAGTTTGAACAACTGCGCATGGAAACTGAGTCACAGAAGTTCCGCTGGGAACAGGACCGCGAGGCCTTACTCAAAGCCAAGGAGAAAGCTTCCGAGAAAATCCGCAATGTTTACCAAAATCAAATTGATAAGCTAAAGATCGAGTTTCGTGATCAGGCCGATCAGTTTAAGAAATTGGTCAAAAAACTGCCTTCGGGAGATCAGCTAACAGAGTTAAAAGACGAAGCCCGAGATAGCCGTCGCTCGGCAGAGAATAAGCTCAGCGCTTTAGAGTCTAACTTGCAAAAACTCGGGGATGAATACAAGCTCAAGCAAGACATCCCTGGGGAGCCTGTAGCTATCGATCAGTTGAAAGTCGGATCTAAAGTTTATGTGGTGTCATTCGAAAGGGAAGCAACAGTCACCAAAGTTCAAAAAAGCCCTCCCGCTGTAGAGGTATCTGTGGGTCTTCTTAAAATCAAGCCCGCCCTACAGGAATTGCGGCTCATCAAAAACTCGAAAGATACGAAGCCAGCGAAAAAGAGGAGCACCTCGGCAAACAAAACACAAAAAATTGGCTTTATCGTCCCTTCCCCCACCAATAGCATTGATTTGCGCGGCCAAGATGTTGAGCGAGCCCTAGAGAAAACTTGGGCGTTTATCGACAAGGCAGTATTGCGGGGCGAAACCCAGCTCATTCTCATTCATGGCCACGGCACGGATGTTCTAAAACGATCGATCCGTACCGCCCTAACCAAAGATTCTCCCTACAACTTAGACTTCCGCCCTGGCGAGAAAGAAGAAGGGGGAGATGGGGTCACAGTGGTTCAACTTATTTTATAG
- a CDS encoding EAL domain-containing protein codes for MIVIATQDKALAKQLKDDLYEASMDSRIIDVNDKAFIAHFYKQEVTAIIADEEYQTLPSEATIDILNSLARRMPVLVLRGELPHKDMNNSNSHEFNDALTVLAKENYNDILTTASLFSGIVANQGVKARCKSIPFYNSQIPISMLNSFGGLGILTIDASSFNKISVEYGSDVYAKMKEVFHDILFDLWGRPGCFRDSDVICRKSMTSNTYVIFMNRSRDTGALPHPGALERVADRISNSIHNALWDELFAPRTNRRIPSCVESIPLVGVGFFGVLNNPCIDVQEILDSGLEASKQMASSQQKRGRERQRELMQTLIQSEDLLTPYYQGVFNLQNLSKELVDKVHADKSITPLKSHIYGFESLIRVNQEAVQKENNFESGVDSRYLRPDVLFSLAKYTKVALELDQACMKHAAKYAKDLPGTLMINILPRNLYYIERLRTSFERKERLMFEISESEAISNFDLMMKSRDHLEKHHMGIAADDFGKGYSSLERIIRIKPHVIKFDRGMIQNIDKDSVKQAYVKGLVRAAKILNTTILAEGVETWEEAAVLQKMGVELIQGFLLHRPQEVHLILEQIGKKPSKLDTVA; via the coding sequence ATGATAGTGATTGCGACACAGGACAAAGCGTTGGCCAAGCAGCTCAAAGATGATCTGTACGAGGCCTCGATGGATTCCCGCATCATCGACGTCAATGATAAGGCATTTATCGCCCACTTCTACAAGCAAGAGGTAACGGCAATTATCGCCGATGAAGAGTATCAAACACTCCCAAGCGAAGCGACTATAGATATTTTAAATAGCCTCGCTCGACGTATGCCTGTTCTTGTACTGAGAGGGGAACTTCCTCACAAGGATATGAACAATTCAAATAGCCATGAATTTAACGATGCCCTCACAGTGCTAGCAAAAGAAAACTATAACGACATTCTAACAACAGCGAGCTTATTTAGCGGGATCGTTGCCAATCAAGGCGTCAAGGCCCGCTGTAAGTCAATCCCGTTTTACAATTCCCAGATTCCCATTTCGATGCTTAATTCTTTCGGGGGGCTCGGAATTCTTACCATTGACGCATCATCCTTCAATAAGATAAGTGTCGAATACGGTTCCGATGTTTATGCCAAGATGAAAGAAGTCTTCCACGATATTCTATTTGACCTGTGGGGAAGGCCCGGATGTTTCCGCGATAGCGACGTGATCTGCCGCAAGTCGATGACTAGCAATACCTATGTGATATTCATGAATCGATCCCGTGATACAGGGGCTCTACCCCATCCCGGAGCCTTAGAACGGGTAGCTGATCGTATTTCCAACTCCATACACAATGCTTTGTGGGATGAACTTTTCGCTCCCAGAACCAATCGTCGTATTCCAAGTTGTGTGGAAAGCATTCCTCTTGTTGGTGTCGGTTTCTTCGGGGTACTGAATAACCCGTGTATCGATGTTCAAGAAATCTTAGACTCAGGCCTAGAAGCTAGTAAGCAGATGGCGTCGTCGCAGCAAAAAAGAGGTCGTGAGCGCCAGAGGGAACTGATGCAGACCCTCATTCAATCAGAAGATCTACTTACTCCCTATTATCAGGGCGTTTTCAATCTGCAAAATCTAAGTAAGGAATTGGTCGACAAAGTTCACGCTGATAAGAGCATAACGCCACTCAAGAGCCATATCTATGGGTTTGAGTCGTTGATTCGCGTGAATCAGGAAGCTGTTCAAAAAGAAAATAATTTTGAAAGTGGCGTCGATTCTCGCTACTTAAGACCAGATGTTTTATTCTCCCTAGCGAAATATACTAAAGTCGCTTTAGAGTTGGATCAAGCCTGCATGAAGCACGCGGCAAAGTATGCGAAAGACTTGCCTGGAACGCTCATGATTAATATCCTACCGAGAAATCTTTACTATATTGAAAGACTTCGAACGTCTTTCGAGCGCAAGGAACGTTTGATGTTCGAAATCTCCGAATCCGAAGCGATTAGCAACTTCGATTTAATGATGAAGTCACGGGATCACCTTGAAAAGCATCATATGGGTATCGCTGCTGATGACTTTGGTAAGGGTTACTCTAGCTTAGAGAGAATTATTCGCATTAAGCCCCATGTGATAAAATTTGATCGCGGTATGATTCAAAATATCGACAAAGACTCAGTGAAACAAGCCTATGTGAAAGGCTTGGTCCGTGCAGCAAAGATCCTCAACACTACGATTCTTGCCGAAGGTGTTGAAACCTGGGAAGAAGCGGCTGTCTTGCAAAAGATGGGCGTCGAGTTGATCCAGGGCTTCCTCCTTCATCGCCCTCAAGAGGTTCACTTGATTCTCGAACAGATCGGGAAAAAGCCTTCTAAACTTGATACCGTTGCATAG
- a CDS encoding GGDEF domain-containing protein, whose product MPAKHDVSTGADRNLDTIALKVAQELGDQTTLADLVDATTHVWQRYFPGQPLSFIPASSHNGKLLVQDPPAHREFETGINELCGQIRTMPRRKLGYADIMSVRVGDRLWNIFLLQFERMDLGFFAWRHQSMERRQRLKSLILGQAHVISRWCCRFQKTQELLHRDDLTNLYNYRYLEACLDAEMKRVQRFQTSFSLLFIDLDSFKPINDKYGHLAGSEVLKQVAQVLRLELRDVDSIFRYGGDEFVVLLLEANSLKAWGVADRLREKIAQHEFSIGQDAVAHVTASIGIACCPEHGSDKAALLKLADECMYRSKRGGKNKVVMVGRKSGPSDDQAEMRNLDE is encoded by the coding sequence TTGCCAGCAAAGCACGACGTCAGCACGGGAGCTGATCGAAATCTTGACACGATTGCCCTCAAAGTTGCTCAGGAATTGGGTGACCAAACAACCCTTGCAGATCTTGTAGATGCTACAACTCATGTGTGGCAACGCTATTTCCCAGGACAGCCCCTGTCCTTTATCCCAGCAAGTTCTCACAATGGGAAACTCCTGGTGCAAGATCCCCCTGCCCATAGGGAGTTTGAGACAGGTATCAACGAGCTATGTGGGCAGATACGAACGATGCCCCGTCGAAAACTTGGGTACGCAGATATTATGTCAGTCCGTGTTGGTGATCGGTTGTGGAATATCTTCCTGCTTCAGTTCGAACGGATGGACCTTGGTTTTTTCGCCTGGCGTCATCAATCGATGGAGCGTCGCCAAAGGCTTAAGTCCCTGATTCTGGGGCAGGCTCACGTGATCAGCCGTTGGTGCTGCCGGTTCCAAAAGACCCAGGAGTTGCTCCATCGGGACGACCTTACCAACCTTTATAACTATCGCTACCTAGAAGCCTGTCTGGATGCTGAAATGAAGCGCGTCCAACGTTTCCAAACATCATTTAGCCTGCTTTTTATAGACTTAGACAGTTTCAAGCCCATCAATGATAAGTATGGCCATTTGGCTGGTAGTGAGGTTTTAAAGCAGGTGGCTCAAGTGCTACGACTGGAACTAAGGGATGTGGATAGCATCTTTCGATACGGTGGTGATGAGTTTGTCGTACTCCTTCTGGAGGCCAACAGCCTCAAGGCCTGGGGGGTTGCCGATCGACTTCGAGAAAAAATCGCCCAGCATGAATTTTCCATTGGCCAAGATGCCGTTGCACATGTTACCGCATCCATTGGAATCGCGTGTTGCCCTGAGCATGGTAGCGACAAAGCTGCTCTGCTCAAGCTTGCTGATGAGTGCATGTATCGCAGCAAGCGAGGAGGCAAGAACAAAGTCGTGATGGTCGGTCGCAAGTCTGGGCCTAGCGATGATCAAGCAGAAATGAGGAACTTAGATGAGTAA
- a CDS encoding prepilin peptidase: MQSLFTFLAPYLTSPITWISFTFGACIGSFLNVCILRIPQKTFWKDLRSVCTHCGTPIPFWHNIPVLSWFILRGKAACCRQPISFQYPLVEAFTGFMFVLIYWKFPFVIRSGSQITLDSLETIRFAHAAVFCSLLIICSVIDLHLQIIPDVISLPMVACTPLVVFLHPELDWQSALYGVLAGGGSLYALGLIYYLVRREVGMGMGDVKLLAGIGGWLGYQSLVPTLFISSISGAAIGIGVILVTRSGSMKVKIPFGPFLAIGAVLYLLFGQEINQFLFYRES; encoded by the coding sequence ATGCAAAGTCTTTTTACTTTCTTAGCCCCCTACTTAACAAGTCCTATTACGTGGATTTCCTTCACTTTTGGCGCATGTATTGGCAGCTTCTTAAACGTATGTATTCTGAGGATTCCACAAAAAACTTTCTGGAAGGATCTACGTTCGGTTTGCACACACTGTGGCACGCCAATTCCTTTCTGGCATAATATCCCCGTTTTGTCCTGGTTCATTTTGCGTGGCAAGGCTGCATGCTGTCGCCAGCCCATCTCGTTTCAGTATCCACTTGTTGAAGCCTTCACAGGTTTCATGTTTGTTCTTATCTATTGGAAATTTCCCTTTGTGATTCGCTCAGGTAGCCAAATTACCTTAGACTCACTGGAGACCATCCGCTTTGCCCACGCTGCAGTTTTCTGTAGTTTGTTAATCATTTGCAGCGTGATAGACCTCCACCTTCAAATCATCCCCGATGTGATCAGTCTACCCATGGTAGCTTGTACACCATTGGTCGTTTTTCTGCACCCTGAGCTGGATTGGCAGTCTGCGCTCTATGGAGTTTTGGCTGGAGGGGGGAGCCTTTACGCCTTAGGACTGATTTATTACTTGGTGCGTCGCGAAGTTGGAATGGGCATGGGGGATGTGAAGTTGCTAGCTGGCATTGGTGGCTGGCTTGGCTATCAATCCCTGGTGCCGACACTCTTCATTTCGTCGATCTCCGGTGCGGCGATCGGAATCGGTGTTATACTAGTAACGCGTTCAGGGAGTATGAAGGTAAAGATCCCCTTTGGCCCATTTCTCGCCATTGGCGCGGTGTTGTATCTACTCTTCGGCCAGGAGATCAATCAATTCTTGTTCTATCGTGAGTCATAG
- a CDS encoding acyl-CoA thioesterase, which translates to MSNAKYPSESEVIMTELVLPQHTNELGTVFGGMVMSWVDIAAAICAQRHCGKQVVTASVDAMEFRAPVRLGWIMKLLGSVNNVWKSSCEVGVKVIAENPKSGEVYHTASAYVTMVALDSMGRPTAMPVIEPETEDQKRRFQEAQDRKVARLELKKKRRQS; encoded by the coding sequence ATGAGTAATGCCAAATACCCGAGCGAAAGTGAAGTGATCATGACAGAGTTGGTGTTACCCCAGCATACCAATGAGCTGGGCACTGTATTTGGTGGGATGGTGATGTCATGGGTGGATATTGCTGCTGCAATCTGTGCTCAAAGACACTGCGGTAAGCAGGTTGTGACCGCTTCCGTGGACGCGATGGAATTCCGAGCCCCAGTACGCCTTGGCTGGATTATGAAGCTTCTCGGGTCGGTGAATAACGTCTGGAAGTCCAGTTGCGAAGTAGGTGTCAAGGTTATTGCGGAAAATCCAAAGTCAGGAGAGGTCTATCATACAGCTTCTGCTTATGTAACAATGGTTGCCCTTGACTCTATGGGGCGCCCGACGGCAATGCCGGTTATTGAGCCGGAGACTGAAGATCAAAAACGTCGCTTCCAAGAGGCTCAGGATCGAAAAGTTGCTCGGCTCGAACTCAAGAAGAAAAGGCGTCAAAGTTAA